The segment AAATATCGAGGCGACGACCAGCCCCCTCAATTTACCAATCCTCCGCAATGCATTACGAGATCTTCGAGGGTAACGTCCTCGATTCCTAGCTCTGGAAAGCTCTCCGACAGCTCCGGCCTGCCCTTTATGAAGATTGCGCTGCCGTATCTCCCGGATTCCTCGCCGATCACGTATTCCCGCTGTATCGGCTTCGCGGGTGCGTTCACGCGACCGTACTCGCTCATGACAGCATTCATGTCATCGAACAGAACCTGTTTGCCGCCGTCCAAAAGGAGAACGTAATCGGCATTGACCTCCAGCATCGGGGCGTCATGCGAGGCTATGACGACGGTATGCCTCTCATCCGAAACGTATTCCCTCACAAGACCCAGGACTTTGTCTTTGGAACCCGGATCCAGACCCGAGGTAGGTTCATCCATAAGCAAATAATCTGTCTCATGCGACAGCGAGACGGCGACCTGAAGCTTGGTTTGGTTTCCCTTGGACACCTCAGCTATCCTCAGTTCTGGGTCGATATCCAAGAACGAGCACAGATGGAAGAATCTGCGGCGATCCCAGCCGGGAATGACTATAGACATCAGCTTGGAGAGCCCATAGGCATCAATGTCCGGCGGATATGGGCAGCGATCCAGCACGATGCCCATGTTCCCGCCGATAACTGGCTTGGAATAACGAACATCGCCCGAGTCAGCGGCGTACGAACCGGAGATGCAACTGAGCAAGGCGGTCTTCCCCGAGGAATTCTTGCCGATTATGGCCGTAATATTCCCTGCAGGGAGCTCTGCATCGATAGGACCCAATATGAAATCATGGAACCTCCTCTCCAGATGGTTGATGGCGATTCCCGCGTTCATCTCTTCCCCTCCTCATAGAAGATGGATACTATGTCGATGAGCTCCTGCAGACCGACTCCGTAGGTCTTAGCCTCCTCGACGGCCTTGCTCAGCAGCGATTCGATCTCGTTCAGCTTATACTCGGAAAGAAACCCGAAATCCGTATCGGAAACGAAACTTCCCTTTCCCACCATGGAAACTATGAAGCCTTCCTTCTCGAGATCCTCATAGGTGCGCTTAGTGGTTATCAGGCTGATTTTCAGATCCTTGGCAAGCTCGCGCATGCTCGGAAGCGGATCGCCCGGGCGAAGCTTTCCTGAGAGAATCATGTTCTTTATCTGAATCTCCAGCTGTTCGTATATCGGTTTTCCAGCTGATTTGCTGATGATCAGTTCCATCTGCTAGGCATCAGGCATTCCCCGTATTTAAAGTACATATAATAATTAATATATATACTTAATATATACAATAGTTCAGCAGAAATGCTAAGTAATCGGGAGGTCTGAATGAACAGAAAGATTTTGGTTCTAATGGCGATAATAACACTTGCCACGTTAGTTTCCATGGCGTTTCTTCCATATTCCATGGGGAATAGCAAACAAATCTCTTCCACAGAAGGATATAGGAATGCTGTGGACACGGATATCCCCGTTTTCGTGATCGGGGAAGATGGGAATGCGAAGGATATATTCGCAGCCGTGTCTTTCGGGACGAACACCGTCCGCATAAGCCAGAGCTTCGACGATTACAATAGCGAAGACATAGTCATTATAGACGGCGGCTGGATCGGAAAAAACAATCGGAGCGACATCTGGAAGCATATGGATTTGCTGATCGGAGACGGCATCGTGGTGTCAGTGACCGGCTCGTACGATGTGTTCGTGGACAATCCGAACTCCGTTTTCGCCGCGTTCGTAGACGGATGCCATGCCTACGCAGTACATAACGACCTTTCATCATCGAGATATGTCTGCCACAGCGCCGACGGCTCGGATATGCAAGAATGTGTGACGGAGACCTACTGCTGGGCGCACAGAATCCTGAGCGCGAAACAATTGCGGAACGCATCGGATCTTACCTGCGGAACAGAATACTCCTCGGATTACAGCGGCTATCTAGATGGCTACGGCTATATGAATATTGAGACCAATTATTATGCAATTCCCGAGGATGATGAGAGATACAACTACTATTTCGCTCGCTATTACGAAGAATCCGTTCCGAATCATAATAGATTCACGGCAGACATGTACGTCGAATCCAACAATGCGCAAAACAATCTGATATACAGCTACACAGCGCCTGGTACGGTATCGAATGTCTCTACGGCCTACATCAGCTACGGTGTTGAGATCGGCATCCCTCCGTCGACTACATACAACGTTGGATGGTCGTATTCGGTGCAAGATGTTGCCGTACACAACGGCTCCGATACCGAAACCGGAACATACGACATATGGCATAATGTGGATGAATTGAAGGCGGTGGGACAGGGCATGTATCATGTCGAGCCCGCTAAATTCATGCGCGCCGATTGCTACAACGGATCTGGGCATTGCTACCAATCAGACGTCTACACAGTCAAGTTCTGCAAATGGGTCGCTTTTTGGCTAGAATTCCACGAGATCACAAAAACGTTGCATGTGTATTACAAAGGATTGCCGCATACTCTGACGATTGACCCAAACGGTGCGGAAGAGTATGAAGATCTGGAGATGACCATTGAATTGGGTGCCCCAGAACCGGATTCTTCTACGTATAGCGAAGGGACATTCGTCAGCCT is part of the Candidatus Methanomethylophilaceae archaeon genome and harbors:
- a CDS encoding ABC transporter ATP-binding protein, with the translated sequence MNAGIAINHLERRFHDFILGPIDAELPAGNITAIIGKNSSGKTALLSCISGSYAADSGDVRYSKPVIGGNMGIVLDRCPYPPDIDAYGLSKLMSIVIPGWDRRRFFHLCSFLDIDPELRIAEVSKGNQTKLQVAVSLSHETDYLLMDEPTSGLDPGSKDKVLGLVREYVSDERHTVVIASHDAPMLEVNADYVLLLDGGKQVLFDDMNAVMSEYGRVNAPAKPIQREYVIGEESGRYGSAIFIKGRPELSESFPELGIEDVTLEDLVMHCGGLVN
- a CDS encoding GntR family transcriptional regulator gives rise to the protein MELIISKSAGKPIYEQLEIQIKNMILSGKLRPGDPLPSMRELAKDLKISLITTKRTYEDLEKEGFIVSMVGKGSFVSDTDFGFLSEYKLNEIESLLSKAVEEAKTYGVGLQELIDIVSIFYEEGKR